The Gopherus evgoodei ecotype Sinaloan lineage chromosome 4, rGopEvg1_v1.p, whole genome shotgun sequence nucleotide sequence ATAGCTTACACCTGTTTAATATCAAGTGCAGGTTGAGGGGCTGTTAGTTTAAACACTGGGTATCTGGTGAACAAAAGTCTCTGTTTTGCGTTCAAACAGCAGGGACTGAGATTACATTCTCTAGGGAGGCCCAGTCTGCAGGGCACTGACAGCACAGCCCTGCCTTGCCTAGCACTGTCAATTCAGGCGTGTGTTGGGAATGCTTGGTCAAGTGCCAAAGGGTGAGCCACTAATCCTCTGTGACCTGTGAGTGTCAACAGGTGTAACTAGAGCAGAGAGATAGCAGGTGAGTGAGGTCACTGAGCCAGCCACAGCACTGGGAAGGCAGCTGGGCCACCTAGACTCAGCACTGACTACACAGAGCCAAGTTTAGAAAGCTGGTGCAAGGCTTTGAAATGGGTGGTTAGAAGGTTAATGAAGCAATAAGGGTCCTGATGCATAGGAGCAGCCAGGTGCGGTCTGGCTGGGTAGTCCAATCTAGGCACGTAGAGAAAAGGCTagtcccttctctgcacttgGTAAATGTCACGAGATTTGTCCGCTTGGCTGTGTAAAGTGGAACCGGATCGCTGTGGTCATCTCCTGTGGTTGAACACAAAACTGGAAGTGAATGGAGTCGGTTCAGCGATTTCGGTGCCGAACGAGGGCTCAGAGACATAATGTCAGGTGTCTCCGAATGTCTCATTCAGCAGCATTTCTTCTTGGGCTGATCGTCAGGAGTGAGCTTGATGGAGTCTGTTAAATAGTTCTCCAGCATCTCTTGGtactggaaaaaagacaagagGAAATAAAAGGGGCGTaggtttgcttttaaaaaaggaCGTGCTTTACTACAATTCCTGACTCCTAAACTCCCCCATGGAAAATCACCCGATTTTCAGGTTTCTTACCAACCCGAGTTTATCTGAGGTTCACAAACTTTTTGAAGAGCTGGGGATAAATCTCCAGGAGCCTGGGACTAAGTTTTGAGCTGAAATTTGAGTGATCTCAGACTGATTTATGATTTGGGATGGAAATTAGGCAAAAAGAAAGAACCACACTCAACAGATGCTAGTCAGGCTGCTTAATACTTTCAGACACCACAGTGATGGGCGTGGTGTATGACTCTGAACAGAACAGAACTGCAAAAAGCCTGGCAACTTCATCTGAGATTCAGTCTGAGTTACAATATTGGTTCACTAAGAAAATGggaccaaaaatcacaaaaacaTTTGCACGATACCATGTGGAATGAAAACACTCTCGTTTATATCACTCTATTGAACCTTCTGCACAGATGGGACAGTGACCCTTGTGGCTAGGGAGAGTAATATGCTCTACCTATTGTAGTATTGTACATATATCCACAGGCAACAGACACCATACCTTTCCAATGGAGATGACTTAGCAACATATTCACTGCAAATGTTGTAGGTTTAAGTTAGCTCCATTTTAAGCCTGTAGAGTTTAGTTTGATACCAGTCCTCTCTTCTGGGCAGACTGTTTACTTTAATCGTGACTCCTCCCCTTAGTTAAATACTAATTCCGACCTAGGAAAAGGGCCATATTTTGAAAGGGCCCAACACATTTTTTGCCTGAAGTTTTGTAGatttaaataaattcaggcacAATGTATGCCGTTTTCATGTCCAGCTGTTTGATTTCTGGGCACTGTCTGGATTCTCTGGTAAAACATGTAACTGACCTCAGCTGTACCAGCAAATACTTGCAGATGCAAAATTGATGTCTTAAAATGGAGGACAGCTTCTAAATGACTGGCCTTCAAGCCCAGTGCTTTCCCGCCTCTATTGATTTCATTGAGATGACCAGTAGAGGGCACAGTTTACACAGCTATACTAGCTACACTTTCCGGACTCCCTTACGATTGgtggaaaaattaaaacaaaactttggcaaagaattttcaaaacagaaaaatatttcttatttcaTTAGCTTTTAGAGTTATTTATGAAAACATTTATCCCCTTGTTTATTGCCCAATGTTTTTTACATGAGAAATATTCAACCCTGAATTTTTTCGTCCGAGTGGTTGCaagatggatttttaaaacattatttaaaattaaagtcttgaaaatatttcagaaataaatgATGAATGATAAATTTGCATTTTTTACTAAAATTATTGGAAAAGATAAAAAAAACCATGAGAACTGGTCAACTTCCAGTCTGAATCCTCTCTTAGGTATAAGGTGAAGTTTAGGATTTAAATCCAAGGGCAAATTCAGGCCAGGGTTTGGGTTTTAGCTTAAATGGCACCAGATTCTCACCAGCTGTTTCTATGAGATTTCCGAcccaaataatgaaaataataataatcattctAGCTCCTAAATGGTACTGTTCATCAGTGTATCTCAAACCACTTTACAAAGGAAACCAGtatcattatcttcattttacaggtgaagaaactgaggcacagggcagggacaTGACTTGCTAAAGGTCACCTGGCAGactagcagcagagccaggaacagaacccaggtctctcaagtcCCACATCAAGGCTCTAGAGCTCACAAGGGCATGTGGCCAGCACCACTACTCACCCTCAACAGGGCCTGCCTCGCGAGCGTCTCAAAGGCCTGCACTACGTTGATATCATTCTTGGCACTGACTTCGAAATACGGGATGTCCTTTTCTTTGCACCAGAATGAAGCTGTCTCCTTAGACAcctgggagaagagaaggggatggggtcATATTATTAATTTGCAGCCGTTAAGGAAGTGACCAAGTCCAGTGCAGGGGTATTCACTGGTCCTAATGGTAGCCATATGCTCAGAGACCCCTGGGCTTCTCCTTGAGCTTTTCACTTTACAGCCACTGAGAACAAATGTTGAGATGGTGCGGAGCACACTCAATGCCCATGGAAGCCAACAGGAGCCTCCAGCGTGGTTTCAGAATGAAGCTCTCAGTGCATGCTGGCAACTCAGCTTGGTCTCTTGACAACAGGGCCAAGTGCTGCCAGGTACAGAGCCTTGTACCGTCAGGCACACAATGCTGAGTAGCAGAACATTTGGCTCATCGCTCTTCAAGGACACGGATCTTCTTAAAGAGCCTGGGCTGGAACATGTCCCTTCTTCAGCAAGGTCACAGGAGGGCTTGGTGGGCAGTTAAGTGAAGGAGATTTCTTTCAGCCTTCTGGGGAGGGAGTCTTCTGGAATCTAATGGTTGAGCTACCGCTGAGgggttttattaattattaataatgattTCCCTTCCCTCGCTTCCAGACAGGAATTTCTGGTTTGTTGGTGAAATGTAAACCCGGCCTGCACCAGACTAAATACTCCAGCTATATTAAGTAAACCCTATAGCTTCTAAAGGGAACTACTTGTTCCAGGTGCCTTAATTTTGGGAAGCTCAACTGTAAACACACagaaggggcttgattttcagagggtgggagctTAGCCCTTTTTGGAGATCAGACCACTTTAAGGCATCTCCAACTGGGCACCCAACAGCATTAGCCACTTCTGGGAATTTAGGCTTCAAGTGGGGCATGTGGTGggttattaatttttaattgaatttggtGCTAGTGAAAGATGTGTGATTGACAGGAGGTTGGAGTCCTGTGTCATTCCCAGAAGCTGTACAGGCAGAAGGAGGGCGAGTTTCCCCAGTGTACTCCAACCCTGACCCGGAGGCATCACCAGAACGCTATGAAATTTAGTCCAAGAAATCTAGCCctacccctcccaccctccgtGGTCGATTCTTCTGAGCCCTTAACTGGGACCAAGGTCCCTCCTTACCTGGCGTTCATTCAAGTCGATTTTATTTCCCAGTACCACCATGGGGAAGCCCTGCTCTGCGGGGATAATCTTCTCCAGGAAATCCTCTCTCCAATCATCCAAGGACTCGAAGGACTCCAGGTCCGTGACGTCGAAGGCCAGCATACAGCCGTCCGAGCCCTTATAGAATGTCGACACCATGGACCGGAACCGCTCCTGACCCCCGGTGTCCCAGATCTAATGGCagtgttaatcactctggcttaattaacAAACATTTAGCGTTTTTTACTTAAAAATTACCCACAAATCTTTGTTAGCCtaactttggtcaggttggcatacctggttttgtttgCTACATTTTTATTTAGGCCTAACAGCAGGAATGCACAACATTAATGACTGTTATGGGGTGACTGGCCCTTTAAAGGGGGATGGGcttcagcccccccgccccccccccacagagccaACACTCCTCCCCAGGTGGGGGAAATGAAGTAGGTCATGTGACTCAATCAGGCTTCTACCTTATTTACCTCAGAGGCTTGCAGAGAAAAGGGAAGTGTGGATGGCAGATGGCTGCCAGAAGGCTGCAAGGAGCTAGAGCATAAGGTAGGCAGAGGCCTGGAGAAGACTCCAGGTAGGAAGGACTGGGGGTGCCTGTCTGGGGAAGAGCAGCATGGGGACAAGATGGAAAGGAGCCTGAAAAGGGGTGGgcagaagaatgagaggggagaaGACCAATCCCTTGGGAAAGAAAGACTGGGCCCGGTTTAAGACTAGGGTAAAGActttgtgttctgtttgttttgaaGTTCTGTTTCCAGAAGGGGTGAAGGACTTAGCCGAAGGGCCAAGGCACTGCAGCGGCCAAACCAGACTGTGGCTTTTACTGAGGAGTCCtgagaaaggggaaactgagggagggCTGCTGCAGagcacacccccaccccatgctctGCAGGTGGTGACCTGCTGACTGTGACCTTAGACTATCTGCTGCTCTCTACACCATTTAGCTATCAAGGGCCTGgtttccagaggtgctgggcacctgCAGCTCCTCTTGACTTCAGCAGAATCCATGGGTGCTCAGGACCACTGAACATCAGGCACAAGCCTGCAACAGTTAAAATGCTACTGTTGATTTCAAAGGAAGCAGGAGCAGGTCCTGAATGATCCCTTATTTGTGCACTGACCTCTGTTGAATGGACGTCACCTGGCACTGTGCACACACACCAGGTCAAAAGACAGGCTCCTTCTGAGTGAATAGATGCCAGAGACCAAACAGAGAAGTGCTTCACCTGCAGTTTTAGGGGGGTGTTGTCCACCATGATGCGCTTAGATAGGATACTGGCTCCCAGAGTAGTCCGATAATCTTCATGGAATGTCTTGTGCACAAACTGGTGCAGGAGGGAGGTTTTCCCCACCCTGGGACAAAGGAAGAGGCACACAAAGGGACATGCATTAGCCTCAGGACTTCTGAGTTGTGCTATAGAGTTGTGCTGAGTTGCAGGGAATAAGACTGGAGAGTCACAGATTCCCACACCCTGTTATTAATGGGATAATGATTCCATGATGGGAACCAAACACTCAGCCTTGCCATTTTCATCTGCGCTAGTATGCTCCGAAGTTAGCCTTGGTCTTGGATGTATCTTAGATGTGTGAAACCTGTATGCAGCCAGGCTTCAAACTGATCTATGAGCTAGTTTGGTCTGGGGGTGGGTGCCATACTGTAAGTACAGGAAGATTGGAGTTTGAACCTCTACATTTAAGGGCTTAATGTTTTAatggtttatttttaatgctGTTAATTTCCCGTGTTCCACAGCAGCTTAGAGATGattataaatacatgaaaagtaaATCAGAGAACCTTAACCATTAAATATAAAGTCCCactttctcatttacattaaggccaACTTGCATCATTCTAGCAGTGTAAAGGGGGCTTCGAGTGGGACTCATTTAGCCTTCATGAGAACAAACCCTCAGGACTGTTGGACTCCAGTAGGAAGGATTCTGCTTACCCCAGTGCTCCTATGATAATTATCTTCAAATCCACGTTCCTGTTGGAATTCATGAAGAGGGCCTAGAGGATGGAATGAGAGACAATGACCAGACTAGACTTCACATCCCAGCTACAATGAGACACATGCAGAGAGGGGAAATTTACCACCAGCCCTCGGCGCCACTTAATCCAAGGGCCGTACAGTAACCAGCCCTATTGCTGCGTGTCCCTGAGAGTGCTGTGGTTACAGAGCTGACTCCAggatggagattttcaaaagaggtcAGCACCCCCATGGGGGCCAGTGCCTATCTGTGACTATCTGGCCTTTATTTAGACGCCTGAATGGGGAGTGATGTATTTTTGGAAATCACATCTGGTGGCCTGTTGTGCATACCACGTGCTCAAAGGCAGGCAGATCAGGTGCTCCAAGTACTGGGCTGGTCAGGCTCCAGCCCTTGGTGGGGCCCTGTAGCACTCATACACTCTGAATAACAGCACATTCTTTTTCCAGGGCTGCTTAAAGGTGCAAATACCCTCAGCACGATGACTTTAACAATTACAATAAAAGATCAACCCAGCAATTCCTAACTCAGCCCCTGGGGCCAGTTCAGGACAGGGGCACTGCATCCTATGGGGCTCCTCGTGCCAGGGATATGccacccacccctctcccagTGGCCCGGAACCCTGTCCTGCAGACTGCCCCCAGCCTGAATCCCTTTGTCTAAAATCTCAGTGGGGCATATTTGCACTGCCCTCCTGCTGTCACATATCACTCACTGTGCTGTATCTGGCTACAGCAGCCACAGGCCAGCATCCAACAAATAGGCTggctccccactgcctcttcgTTTACCAGTCCCAGCTCTTAGGCTGCCTGCTCCCTGACCTTTCCCTGCAACCAGGCTCCCTGGTGAGCTAGATTCTCTCTGCCCTCAGCATGTCACTTCATTTTTCTGTGCTCTGGGCACTCGGGCTGGATACTGATCCGGGAATCGCAGTGCCCTCCACTGCCTGAATCCTTTTCTGCCAGCACATCCAGGATGGTGGGAAGGTACCCCGTAATGTTGCGCATAGGCGTGATTTTGGGGGGCAGCACTAGTCAGGCCAACAGGGCGGGGGGGGCGGAATTGCACACCTGCCTGAGGTTtgtggtttgggggaagggggcacaaCACCCCCCCGCCGTCCCCCAACCATGCCCTGATGTTGTGGCATGTTTGCTACACTTGGTCTGCCATGTGCAACCAACTCCCCCACCCTTAGGGAACTGCTTCTTGCTCAGATAGCAAGTGAGACTCTCTGTGACAGCTACTTTGCATAAATGGCAGCTAAGGCCTTGTGCTGGGCCTCGGCACAGAGCTGAATTTTGCCCATAGGGAAATCTCCCCATTGCCATCCCTACCTGTGCCAGATTCAGCTTCTCCTCAGAGGCTGCCTGGCATGTCAGGAGAGCTTGGAATGGAGCTTTGCATTTGTTATGGGTGCTCAGGAACCTTAGAGCTTTAACCATCGCTGTTTGTAGCTTGGTTAAATGGGATCCATTTCTAGGCCCCTGAAACGCTGAGCGTCTGAATTTGTCTCTTGTCCCCCTCACTAGCAAATCCCCCCCAACCCCGATTGTGCTGTGCTTTCCACTGCAACAAAAGGAGAAGAGGCTGGAGGCAGGCAGCGCACAAGCCCTCACAGACTGACAGTGCCTGCCAGCTGCCACAAGCAGCCTATTGTGAGTGGGACCAACATCCAACAGACCTGTCAGTGTTTGTGCTGAGTGCAGGAGCCAGCATTACTCAGCCACTGGTTCCCTCACTGACTTTATCACTGCCACTGTCCAAACTGCGCTTCTGTTTCCACATCCCAAATGGGTGTTGCCTGGAACGCTGGGCGCTATTTTATCATTATGGCACTGGTGATGTCAGGTGCATCTTAGACTGATCCTGTAAAGAGGGGGTTCTGGGTTCAAGGCTGAGGGATTGTTTTTCACCTGATGTCACAGCCTGGAGACTGACACCACTGAGACCACTGCAACTACACCCCGTCTTCACTGCTACCTTGTCACCTTGCCCTCTTCTGACCTCTACCCCTTCACACTTGGCTGCTCGTTCTCCTGCTGAATATTGTCTAATGCTAGAGTGTGAGGTATCTAGGGCTGGGACTGTCTTACTGTTgtttgcttgtacagcacctagcacaatgaggccctgctCCCTGTGTGAGATCTTTAGGTGCTACTCCAACAGTAGTTAATAATCATCATAATAAAATAACTGTAAGAAACTAACATGAAACTTCCCTGGCTTTGGGTTTCATTACCACCCTGAAACCTGG carries:
- the RAB7B gene encoding ras-related protein Rab-7b isoform X1 — protein: MVNPSAGQEKNESPRNGRMMNHHTALFMNSNRNVDLKIIIIGALGVGKTSLLHQFVHKTFHEDYRTTLGASILSKRIMVDNTPLKLQIWDTGGQERFRSMVSTFYKGSDGCMLAFDVTDLESFESLDDWREDFLEKIIPAEQGFPMVVLGNKIDLNERQVSKETASFWCKEKDIPYFEVSAKNDINVVQAFETLARQALLRYQEMLENYLTDSIKLTPDDQPKKKCC
- the RAB7B gene encoding ras-related protein Rab-7b isoform X2, with protein sequence MNSNRNVDLKIIIIGALGVGKTSLLHQFVHKTFHEDYRTTLGASILSKRIMVDNTPLKLQIWDTGGQERFRSMVSTFYKGSDGCMLAFDVTDLESFESLDDWREDFLEKIIPAEQGFPMVVLGNKIDLNERQVSKETASFWCKEKDIPYFEVSAKNDINVVQAFETLARQALLRYQEMLENYLTDSIKLTPDDQPKKKCC